A part of Nitrospirota bacterium genomic DNA contains:
- a CDS encoding DUF4149 domain-containing protein codes for MRAVFTQCYILLLSLWVGGIFLFTFVVTPVIFRSYGKDMAGEIVGKLFPSYFLFSVVVSVLSLVFFLIAFQNRAVSGHTLSLLLLTAAVVLSLYVSVRLHPEIKKVKQEIASFEKTSPDDQLRKKFRALHGQSAILNLLILADGIALLVISSRLKT; via the coding sequence ATGCGGGCGGTATTTACCCAATGTTATATTCTGCTCCTTTCTCTCTGGGTCGGCGGCATCTTTCTCTTCACCTTTGTTGTCACGCCGGTGATCTTCAGATCCTATGGCAAGGACATGGCCGGTGAGATCGTGGGAAAGCTCTTTCCGTCCTATTTCCTTTTTTCCGTTGTTGTTTCTGTCCTTTCTCTTGTCTTTTTTCTGATAGCGTTTCAGAACAGGGCTGTTTCCGGTCATACCCTGTCCCTTCTCCTTTTGACAGCGGCTGTAGTGCTGTCGCTGTATGTGAGTGTGAGGCTGCATCCGGAGATCAAAAAGGTCAAGCAGGAGATCGCATCTTTTGAAAAGACCTCTCCTGATGATCAGCTCAGAAAGAAGTTCCGGGCTCTGCATGGACAGAGCGCAATTCTCAATCTCCTCATACTGGCAGACGGCATTGCATTGCTGGTCATCAGTTCCCGTCTCAAGACATAA